The following coding sequences are from one Streptomyces angustmyceticus window:
- a CDS encoding AMP-binding protein, producing MPSATGFTSYADALLAALARDPSRTAVTVGESGEEITAGALHATVHRMAAVLGGRGIGRDRTVCLLSGNRPEALAARYAASLLGARVVFLYDGMAAEILARIAGSVEAALLLVDPALHTTARELLRHTPGPLPAVMTLGEGAADLGPDLLAAAAALPATPEVPSAARPGDDWCIRHTGGTTGVPKGVRMRHAPYAEMVLHQRMAAAGDPPRFLACTPLAHLAGILADATLVAGGTVVLHRVFDPAAVLAAVARHRITHLWLLPPLLYRLLDDPALPTTDLGSLTRITYGGCPASPARLARAAEVFGPVLFGMYGQAEAMSITEAGPEDHLRTGPGGRITVGRPLPGVTLAVRDADGRDLPAGERGEVHVRSAGVMNGYWKQPEATARVLAGDGWLRTGDVGVLDDEGRLYLVDRVKDVIIVVGGHVHPAEVEDLLHTHPAVAHCAVYGVRGADETEEVHAAVVPAPGRTVDAAGLRAFVTEHTGALYAPAVVRFLDAIPLTPVGKPDRALLRATAAKGR from the coding sequence ATGCCATCCGCCACCGGCTTCACCAGTTACGCCGACGCCCTCCTCGCCGCCCTCGCCCGCGACCCGTCCCGCACCGCGGTGACCGTGGGGGAGAGCGGCGAGGAGATCACCGCGGGCGCCCTGCACGCCACCGTCCACCGCATGGCGGCGGTCCTCGGCGGCCGGGGCATCGGCCGCGACCGGACCGTCTGCCTCCTCAGCGGCAACCGCCCCGAGGCGCTCGCCGCCCGCTACGCCGCGAGCCTCCTCGGCGCCCGGGTGGTCTTCCTCTACGACGGCATGGCCGCCGAGATCCTGGCCCGGATCGCCGGCAGCGTGGAGGCCGCCCTGCTGCTCGTCGACCCGGCCCTGCACACCACCGCACGGGAGCTGCTCCGGCACACCCCGGGCCCGCTCCCCGCGGTGATGACGCTGGGGGAGGGCGCCGCCGACCTCGGCCCCGACCTGCTCGCCGCCGCTGCCGCGCTGCCCGCCACCCCCGAGGTGCCGAGCGCCGCCCGCCCCGGGGACGACTGGTGCATCCGGCACACCGGAGGCACCACCGGCGTCCCCAAGGGCGTCCGGATGCGGCACGCCCCGTACGCCGAGATGGTGCTCCACCAGCGCATGGCGGCCGCCGGCGATCCGCCCCGCTTCCTGGCCTGCACCCCGCTCGCCCACCTCGCGGGCATCCTGGCCGACGCCACGCTCGTGGCCGGCGGCACCGTCGTGCTGCACCGCGTCTTCGACCCCGCCGCCGTGCTCGCCGCCGTCGCCCGCCACCGCATCACCCACCTCTGGCTGCTGCCCCCGCTCCTCTACCGGCTCCTCGACGACCCCGCCCTGCCCACCACCGACCTCGGCTCCCTCACCCGCATCACCTACGGCGGCTGCCCGGCCTCCCCGGCGCGGCTGGCGCGGGCCGCCGAGGTCTTCGGCCCGGTCCTGTTCGGGATGTACGGCCAGGCCGAGGCGATGTCGATCACCGAGGCCGGCCCGGAGGACCACCTGCGCACCGGACCCGGCGGACGGATCACCGTCGGCCGCCCGCTGCCCGGCGTGACACTGGCCGTGCGCGACGCGGACGGGCGGGACCTGCCGGCGGGGGAGCGGGGCGAGGTCCACGTCCGCTCCGCCGGGGTGATGAACGGCTACTGGAAGCAGCCCGAGGCGACCGCGCGGGTGCTGGCCGGCGACGGCTGGCTGCGCACCGGAGACGTCGGGGTGCTGGACGACGAGGGGCGGCTCTACCTCGTCGACCGGGTCAAGGACGTGATCATCGTCGTGGGCGGGCACGTCCACCCAGCGGAGGTCGAGGACCTGCTGCACACCCACCCGGCGGTCGCCCACTGCGCGGTCTACGGGGTGCGCGGGGCGGACGAGACGGAGGAGGTGCACGCCGCGGTCGTCCCCGCCCCGGGCCGGACGGTGGACGCCGCCGGTCTCCGCGCTTTCGTCACGGAGCACACGGGCGCCCTGTACGCCCCGGCGGTCGTCCGGTTCCTCGACGCCATCCCCCTCACCCCGGTGGGCAAACCGGACCGCGCGCTGCTGCGCGCGACGGCCGCGAAGGGGCGCTGA
- a CDS encoding PadR family transcriptional regulator, translating into MSLPHAILTALLEKPSSGLALTRRFDRSIGYFWSATHQQIYRELGKLEQAGFIRALPSAQPSRGQKKEFEVLPAGRRELTRWAGGEQDSKPIRDALLLRLRASAVVGRAGLDEELRRHLTLHRRQLAEYEEIEDRDFGAATDPEDRLRRLVLRAGIGLETFWVEWLAQALAEVTELDAAAEDGPEGPGDGPAG; encoded by the coding sequence ATGTCACTCCCGCACGCCATCCTCACCGCCCTGCTGGAGAAGCCGTCGTCGGGGCTGGCGCTGACCCGCAGGTTCGACCGGTCGATCGGCTACTTCTGGTCGGCCACGCACCAGCAGATCTATCGCGAGCTGGGAAAGCTGGAGCAGGCCGGGTTCATCCGGGCGCTGCCGAGCGCGCAGCCGTCCCGCGGGCAGAAGAAGGAGTTCGAGGTGCTGCCCGCGGGCCGGCGCGAGCTGACCCGCTGGGCCGGCGGCGAGCAGGACTCCAAGCCCATCCGGGACGCGCTGCTGCTGCGGCTGCGCGCGTCGGCGGTGGTGGGGCGGGCCGGACTCGACGAGGAGCTGCGGCGGCATCTGACGCTGCACCGGCGGCAGCTGGCGGAGTACGAGGAGATCGAGGACCGCGACTTCGGGGCCGCGACCGATCCCGAGGACCGGCTGCGGCGGCTGGTGCTGCGGGCCGGGATCGGGCTGGAGACGTTCTGGGTGGAGTGGCTGGCCCAGGCGCTGGCGGAGGTGACGGAGCTGGACGCCGCCGCGGAGGACGGGCCCGAGGGTCCGGGCGACGGCCCGGCCGGGTGA
- a CDS encoding NADPH-dependent 2,4-dienoyl-CoA reductase: MTQYPHLMSPLDLGFTTLPNRVLMGSMHVGLEEAENGFARMAAFYAARARGGVGLMVTGGIAPNEAGRPYDGGAKLTTEEEAAQHRAVTDAVHAAGGRIAMQILHFGRYAYHADLVAPSAIQAPISPFVPNELTDDEVEQTVEDYVRAAELAKSAGYDGVEIMGSEGYLINEFIAGATNRRTDRWGGSYENRVRFPLEIVRRTRERVGTDFILIYRLSMLDLVPGGSTLEEVVALAKEIEAAGATIINTGIGWHEARIPTIVTSVPRGAYTWVTKRLMGSVTIPLVTSNRINTPEVAEELLADGRADMVSLARPFLADPDFVNKAQDGRAEEINTCIGCNQACLDHTFSGKITSCLVNPRACHETELVLSPTRRRKRLAVVGAGPAGLACAVSAAERGHEVTLFDAAAEIGGQLNLAKRVPGKEEFEETLRYFRTQLVRQGVDVRLNTPVAAGDLDGYDEVVVATGVTPRTPQIEGIDHPSVVSYLDVLRDGAPVGERVAVIGAGGIGFDIAEFLTDAGDAASQDPETYFRAWGVDTSYGERGGLRAPERPTPPRQVHLLQRKASKVGAGLGKTTGWIHRAELRHRGVTMVAGATYDRIDDEGLHVTVDGTPGTLPVDTVVLCTGQEPRRDLYEELRAEGRAVHLIGGADVAAELDAKRAIAQGTELAAAL; the protein is encoded by the coding sequence ATGACCCAGTACCCGCACCTGATGAGCCCGCTCGACCTCGGGTTCACCACCCTTCCCAACCGGGTCCTGATGGGGTCGATGCACGTCGGCCTGGAGGAGGCGGAGAACGGCTTCGCGCGGATGGCCGCCTTCTACGCGGCCCGGGCGCGCGGCGGCGTCGGCCTGATGGTGACCGGCGGCATCGCGCCCAACGAGGCGGGACGGCCGTACGACGGCGGGGCCAAGCTGACCACCGAGGAGGAGGCGGCGCAGCACCGCGCGGTGACCGACGCGGTGCACGCCGCGGGCGGCCGGATCGCGATGCAGATCCTGCACTTCGGGCGGTACGCGTACCACGCCGATCTGGTGGCCCCCAGCGCGATCCAGGCGCCCATCAGCCCCTTCGTGCCGAACGAGCTCACCGACGACGAGGTCGAGCAGACCGTCGAGGACTACGTGCGGGCGGCGGAGCTGGCCAAGTCCGCGGGTTACGACGGCGTCGAGATCATGGGCTCCGAGGGCTACCTGATCAACGAGTTCATCGCCGGCGCCACCAACCGGCGCACCGACCGCTGGGGCGGCTCGTACGAGAACCGGGTGCGCTTCCCGCTGGAGATCGTCCGCCGCACCCGGGAGCGCGTCGGCACGGACTTCATCCTGATCTACCGGCTCTCCATGCTGGACCTCGTCCCGGGCGGTTCGACGCTGGAGGAGGTGGTGGCGCTCGCCAAGGAGATCGAGGCGGCCGGTGCCACGATCATCAACACCGGCATCGGCTGGCACGAGGCCCGCATCCCCACCATCGTCACCTCGGTGCCGCGCGGCGCCTACACCTGGGTGACCAAGCGGCTGATGGGCTCGGTCACCATCCCCCTGGTGACCAGCAACCGCATCAACACCCCCGAGGTGGCCGAGGAACTGCTCGCGGACGGGCGCGCCGACATGGTGTCGCTGGCCCGGCCCTTCCTCGCCGACCCGGACTTCGTCAACAAGGCGCAGGACGGCCGGGCCGAGGAGATCAACACCTGCATCGGCTGCAACCAGGCCTGCCTCGACCACACCTTCAGCGGGAAGATCACGTCCTGCCTGGTCAACCCGCGGGCGTGCCACGAGACCGAGCTGGTCCTCTCCCCGACCCGGCGGCGCAAGCGCCTCGCGGTGGTCGGCGCCGGGCCGGCCGGGCTCGCCTGTGCCGTGTCCGCCGCCGAGCGCGGCCACGAGGTCACCCTGTTCGACGCCGCGGCCGAGATCGGCGGGCAGCTGAACCTCGCCAAGCGGGTGCCGGGCAAGGAGGAGTTCGAGGAGACGCTGCGCTACTTCCGTACGCAGCTGGTGCGGCAGGGCGTCGACGTCCGGCTGAACACCCCCGTGGCGGCGGGGGACCTCGACGGGTACGACGAGGTCGTGGTCGCCACCGGTGTCACCCCGCGCACCCCGCAGATCGAGGGGATCGACCACCCGAGCGTCGTCAGCTACCTCGACGTGCTGCGCGACGGCGCGCCGGTCGGCGAGCGGGTCGCGGTCATCGGGGCCGGGGGCATCGGCTTCGACATCGCGGAGTTCCTCACCGACGCCGGCGACGCGGCGAGCCAGGACCCGGAGACGTACTTCCGCGCCTGGGGCGTCGACACGTCGTACGGCGAGCGCGGCGGGCTGCGGGCGCCCGAGCGGCCCACGCCCCCGCGCCAGGTGCACCTGCTGCAGCGCAAGGCGTCGAAGGTCGGCGCCGGCCTCGGCAAGACCACCGGCTGGATCCACCGCGCGGAGCTGCGGCACCGGGGCGTGACCATGGTCGCCGGGGCGACGTACGACCGGATCGACGACGAGGGCCTGCACGTCACCGTCGACGGCACGCCCGGCACGCTGCCCGTGGACACCGTGGTGCTGTGCACCGGGCAGGAGCCGCGCCGGGACCTGTACGAGGAGCTGCGGGCCGAGGGGCGCGCCGTGCACCTCATCGGCGGCGCGGACGTCGCGGCGGAGCTGGACGCCAAGCGCGCCATCGCGCAGGGGACGGAGCTGGCGGCGGCGCTGTGA
- a CDS encoding HalD/BesD family halogenase, whose protein sequence is MSTVQAITLDQVVDTARYPLSQLDGPEGRAVLSRARRELSDLGCTVLPDFIRPSLRATLEDECAAIAPQAHYDVETVNVYNIAVDSDLPEDHPGRRTFQRGNAFVARDRVPAESVISRLYSHPAFQDFIARCFGLPRLHELADPLSGLVLNVVAPGMEHPWHFDTNEFTVSLLTRGAQDGGVFEYCPNIRSAADENFDDVRDVLDGRGERLTRRLPLHPGDLQLFKGRYSLHRVSPVRGDLARHSAIFAYSERPGVIGSVARTRQLFGRVLPEHLAAEGRAVRGDRLLD, encoded by the coding sequence ATGAGCACTGTGCAAGCCATCACGCTCGACCAGGTGGTCGACACCGCCCGGTACCCCCTGTCGCAGCTCGACGGCCCCGAGGGGCGGGCCGTGCTGTCCCGCGCCCGGCGCGAACTCTCGGACCTCGGCTGCACCGTGCTGCCGGACTTCATCCGCCCGTCCCTCCGGGCGACGCTGGAGGACGAGTGCGCGGCCATCGCCCCCCAGGCGCACTACGACGTCGAGACCGTCAACGTCTACAACATCGCGGTCGACTCGGACCTGCCCGAGGACCACCCCGGGCGCCGCACCTTCCAGCGGGGCAACGCGTTCGTCGCACGCGACCGCGTCCCCGCCGAGTCCGTCATCAGCCGGCTCTACTCCCACCCCGCCTTCCAGGACTTCATCGCCCGCTGCTTCGGGCTGCCGCGCCTCCACGAGCTGGCGGACCCGCTCTCCGGACTGGTCCTCAACGTCGTCGCGCCGGGCATGGAGCACCCCTGGCACTTCGACACCAACGAGTTCACCGTGAGCCTGCTGACCCGCGGCGCCCAGGACGGCGGCGTCTTCGAGTACTGCCCGAACATCAGGTCCGCCGCGGACGAGAACTTCGACGACGTCCGCGACGTCCTGGACGGCCGGGGCGAGCGGCTGACCCGGCGCCTCCCCCTGCACCCCGGCGACCTGCAGCTGTTCAAGGGGCGCTATTCGCTCCACCGGGTGAGCCCGGTGCGCGGCGACCTCGCGCGCCACTCCGCGATCTTCGCCTACAGCGAGCGCCCCGGCGTCATCGGGAGCGTGGCCCGCACCCGGCAGCTCTTCGGCCGGGTCCTGCCCGAGCACCTGGCGGCCGAGGGCCGGGCCGTGCGGGGCGACCGGCTGCTGGACTGA
- a CDS encoding choline/carnitine O-acyltransferase: MTTFAHEERLPRVPLPTLEASCERFLAWCAPLLTADELAATEAEVTAFLRPGGPGRTLHAALEEYDATEGVHSWLDTFWPYRYLGRRDRIALNANFFFLFQDPPPHRPRTQVERAAGLIAGAVAYKRQLDQETLPPVALRGVPQSMVQNKYLFSATRIPGARQDSVRSPYTDAWPGPSDARHIVVFHRGSMFRMDVLGPDGVPYGLDDLEAGLRAVQKAGAEPAPADTSVGHLTTMARAEWAAARESLRARHPRNADALEDIETALFCVCLEDFAPAGIQEACDELLYGDRGNRWFDKAVSLIVFADGRAGINVEHCELDGTTILAFTDALLDTPAEEHSRRSGARSQGQPAVEPVVFELDDTLRSQVRAAAEAFAEYGADTATRTVSFDDFGSTTAKALGSSPDAFVQLAYQLAHQRAKGHLGATYESIATRQWRHGRTEAMRVVTPEIQEFVAAMEDPATDAETRRAAFRAAAAQHVARAKECQAGDAPEQHLWELELIQRRRGSELGVTEQPALYRTPGWLTMRDDYLSTSSAPSANIQYFGFGSTSSRCIGVAYVLLPDRFHLYLSTPLAVADQMLTFADRLREAVAELRELLAPGEDGA; the protein is encoded by the coding sequence ATGACGACCTTCGCCCACGAGGAGCGCCTCCCACGGGTGCCCCTGCCCACGTTGGAGGCCAGCTGTGAGCGCTTCCTCGCCTGGTGCGCGCCGCTGCTGACCGCCGACGAGCTGGCCGCGACCGAGGCGGAGGTGACCGCCTTCCTCCGCCCCGGCGGCCCCGGCCGGACGCTGCACGCCGCGCTGGAGGAGTACGACGCCACCGAGGGCGTCCACAGCTGGCTCGACACCTTCTGGCCCTACCGCTACCTGGGCCGCCGCGACCGGATCGCGCTCAACGCCAACTTCTTCTTCCTCTTCCAGGACCCCCCGCCGCACCGGCCCCGCACCCAGGTCGAGCGGGCCGCCGGGCTCATCGCCGGAGCCGTCGCCTACAAGCGGCAGCTCGACCAGGAGACCCTCCCGCCGGTGGCACTGCGCGGCGTGCCCCAGTCGATGGTCCAGAACAAGTACCTGTTCTCCGCCACCCGTATCCCCGGCGCCCGGCAGGACTCCGTCCGCAGCCCCTACACCGACGCCTGGCCGGGCCCCTCCGACGCCCGGCACATCGTGGTGTTCCACCGCGGCAGCATGTTCCGGATGGACGTGCTCGGCCCGGACGGCGTCCCGTACGGCCTCGACGATCTCGAAGCGGGCCTGCGCGCCGTACAGAAGGCCGGCGCCGAACCGGCCCCCGCCGACACCTCGGTGGGCCACCTCACCACCATGGCCCGCGCCGAGTGGGCCGCCGCCCGGGAGTCCCTGCGCGCCCGCCACCCCCGCAACGCGGACGCCCTGGAGGACATCGAGACCGCCCTGTTCTGCGTCTGCCTGGAGGACTTCGCCCCCGCCGGCATCCAGGAGGCCTGTGACGAGCTGCTGTACGGCGACCGCGGCAACCGCTGGTTCGACAAGGCCGTCTCCCTGATCGTCTTCGCGGACGGCCGGGCGGGCATCAACGTCGAGCACTGCGAGCTGGACGGCACCACCATCCTCGCCTTCACCGACGCCCTGCTCGACACCCCCGCCGAGGAACACTCCCGCCGCTCCGGAGCCCGCTCCCAGGGCCAGCCCGCCGTCGAGCCGGTCGTCTTCGAGCTGGACGACACCCTCCGCTCCCAGGTGCGCGCCGCCGCCGAGGCGTTCGCGGAGTACGGGGCGGACACCGCCACCCGCACCGTCTCCTTCGACGACTTCGGCAGCACCACCGCCAAGGCCCTCGGCTCCTCGCCCGACGCGTTCGTCCAGCTCGCCTACCAGCTGGCCCACCAGCGCGCCAAGGGCCACCTGGGCGCCACCTACGAGTCGATCGCCACCCGCCAGTGGCGGCACGGCCGCACCGAGGCGATGCGCGTGGTCACCCCGGAGATCCAGGAGTTCGTCGCCGCGATGGAGGACCCGGCGACGGACGCGGAGACCCGCCGGGCCGCGTTCCGGGCCGCCGCCGCGCAGCACGTCGCCCGCGCCAAGGAGTGCCAGGCCGGTGACGCGCCCGAGCAGCACCTGTGGGAGCTGGAACTCATCCAGCGCCGCCGCGGAAGCGAACTCGGCGTGACCGAGCAGCCCGCCCTCTACCGGACACCCGGCTGGCTGACGATGCGCGACGACTACCTGAGCACCAGCTCCGCGCCGTCCGCCAACATCCAGTACTTCGGCTTCGGCTCCACCAGCAGCCGCTGCATCGGCGTCGCCTACGTCCTGCTGCCCGACCGCTTCCACCTCTACCTGAGCACCCCGCTGGCCGTCGCCGACCAGATGCTGACGTTCGCCGACCGGCTCCGCGAGGCGGTCGCCGAACTCCGCGAACTGCTGGCGCCGGGGGAGGACGGGGCCTGA
- a CDS encoding Fpg/Nei family DNA glycosylase yields MPELPEVESLARFLGEHVVGRVVERVYPVSVHALKTYEPPLTALEGRAFDVVRRHGKFLDLGAGELHLVMHLARAGWVRWSERLPAVPPRPGKGRLALRVRLGEPDDGAGFEVTEAGSQKHLAVYVVREVEEVPGIARLGPDPLSGDFTAEAFAGLLAGEGRQIKGVLRDQSVIAGIGNAYSDEILHAARMSPFKPAARLSAEEVARLHEAIGTTLAAAVERSRGLALKDLKAEKRSGLRVHGRKGEACPVCGDTIREVSFSDWSMQYCPGCQTGGKVLADRRMSRLLK; encoded by the coding sequence ATGCCTGAATTGCCGGAGGTCGAGTCGCTCGCGCGGTTCCTGGGTGAGCATGTCGTGGGGCGGGTCGTCGAGCGGGTGTATCCGGTTTCCGTTCATGCGCTGAAGACGTACGAGCCGCCGCTCACCGCGCTCGAAGGGCGGGCGTTCGACGTGGTGCGCCGGCACGGGAAGTTCCTCGATCTCGGGGCCGGGGAGCTGCACCTGGTCATGCACCTCGCGCGGGCGGGGTGGGTGCGGTGGAGCGAGCGGCTGCCGGCCGTGCCGCCGCGGCCGGGGAAGGGGCGGCTGGCGTTGCGGGTGCGGCTCGGGGAGCCCGATGACGGTGCGGGGTTCGAGGTGACCGAGGCCGGGAGTCAGAAGCACCTGGCGGTGTATGTCGTGCGGGAGGTGGAGGAGGTGCCGGGGATCGCGCGGCTCGGGCCGGATCCGCTCTCCGGCGATTTCACGGCGGAGGCGTTCGCGGGGCTGCTGGCGGGGGAAGGCCGGCAGATCAAGGGGGTGCTGCGGGATCAGAGCGTGATCGCCGGGATCGGGAACGCGTACTCGGACGAGATTCTGCACGCGGCGAGGATGTCGCCGTTCAAGCCGGCCGCCCGGCTCTCGGCGGAGGAGGTGGCGCGGCTCCACGAGGCCATCGGCACGACGCTCGCCGCGGCGGTGGAGCGGTCGCGGGGGCTGGCGCTCAAGGACCTCAAGGCGGAGAAGAGGAGCGGGCTGCGGGTGCACGGGCGGAAGGGGGAGGCGTGCCCGGTGTGCGGGGACACCATCCGTGAGGTGTCGTTCAGCGACTGGTCGATGCAGTACTGCCCGGGCTGCCAGACCGGGGGCAAGGTGCTCGCGGACCGGCGGATGTCCCGGTTGCTGAAGTAG
- a CDS encoding NUDIX domain-containing protein produces the protein MRGTVAATAAGGSGNGRGTAAAVVTDANRVLLVRRKPDDFMGGLWEVPSGHVDAGESWAALAGDLPGVTDGVREVLACV, from the coding sequence GTGCGCGGGACTGTGGCGGCGACCGCGGCGGGGGGCAGCGGCAATGGCCGGGGCACGGCAGCGGCCGTCGTCACCGACGCCAACCGCGTCCTCCTGGTCCGCCGCAAGCCGGACGACTTCATGGGCGGCCTGTGGGAGGTGCCGTCCGGCCATGTGGACGCCGGAGAGAGCTGGGCCGCCCTCGCCGGCGACCTGCCGGGTGTCACCGACGGCGTACGGGAGGTTCTGGCCTGCGTGTAG
- the glnA gene encoding type I glutamate--ammonia ligase, which translates to MFQNADEAKKFIADEDVKFIDVRFCDLPGVMQHFTIPAKAFDPAEELAFDGSSIRGFQAIHESDMALRADLSTARVDPFRRDKTVNINFFIHDPITGEQYSRDPRNIAKKAEAYLASTGIADTAFFGPEAEFYVFDSVRFETGANQSFYHIDSEAGAWNTGSEENNRGYKVRYKGGYFPAPPVDHFADLRAEISLELDAAGLQVERQHHEVGTAGQAEINYKFNTLLAAADDLMLFKYIVKNVAWRNGKTATFMPKPIFGDNGSGMHVHQSLWQGGSPLFYDEQGYAGLSDTARYYIGGILKHAPSLLAFTNPTVNSYHRLVPGFEAPVNLVYSQRNRSAAMRIPITGSNPKAKRVEFRAPDPSSNPYLAFSALLLAGLDGVKNKIEPAEPIDKDLYELAPEEHAGVPQVPTSLPAVLDALEADNEYLQQGGVFTSDLIETWIDYKRTNEIAPIQLRPHPHEFELYFDI; encoded by the coding sequence ATGTTCCAGAACGCCGACGAGGCCAAGAAGTTCATCGCGGACGAGGACGTGAAGTTCATCGACGTCCGGTTCTGCGACCTGCCCGGTGTGATGCAGCACTTCACCATCCCGGCAAAGGCGTTCGACCCGGCCGAGGAACTCGCCTTCGACGGCTCCTCGATCCGCGGCTTCCAGGCCATTCACGAGTCCGACATGGCGCTGCGCGCGGACCTGTCGACGGCCCGCGTGGACCCGTTCCGCCGCGACAAGACCGTCAACATCAACTTCTTCATCCACGACCCGATCACCGGCGAGCAGTACAGCCGTGACCCGCGCAACATCGCCAAGAAGGCCGAGGCCTACCTCGCCTCCACCGGCATCGCGGACACCGCGTTCTTCGGCCCCGAGGCCGAGTTCTACGTCTTCGACAGCGTGCGCTTCGAGACCGGCGCGAACCAGTCCTTCTACCACATCGACTCCGAGGCCGGCGCCTGGAACACCGGCTCGGAGGAGAACAACCGCGGCTACAAGGTCCGCTACAAGGGCGGCTACTTCCCGGCCCCGCCGGTCGACCACTTCGCCGACCTGCGCGCCGAGATCTCCCTGGAGCTGGACGCGGCCGGCCTGCAGGTCGAGCGCCAGCACCACGAGGTCGGCACCGCCGGCCAGGCGGAGATCAACTACAAGTTCAACACGCTGCTCGCCGCCGCCGACGACCTGATGCTCTTCAAGTACATCGTGAAGAACGTCGCCTGGCGCAACGGCAAGACCGCGACCTTCATGCCCAAGCCGATCTTCGGTGACAACGGCTCCGGCATGCACGTCCACCAGTCCCTGTGGCAGGGCGGCAGCCCCCTCTTCTACGACGAGCAGGGCTACGCGGGCCTCTCGGACACCGCCCGCTACTACATCGGCGGCATCCTCAAGCACGCCCCGTCGCTGCTGGCCTTCACCAACCCGACGGTGAACTCCTACCACCGCCTGGTCCCCGGCTTCGAGGCCCCGGTCAACCTGGTCTACTCGCAGCGCAACCGCTCCGCGGCCATGCGCATCCCGATCACGGGCTCGAACCCCAAGGCCAAGCGCGTCGAGTTCCGCGCCCCGGACCCGTCCTCGAACCCGTACCTCGCCTTCTCCGCCCTCCTCCTCGCGGGCCTGGACGGCGTCAAGAACAAGATCGAGCCGGCCGAGCCGATCGACAAGGACCTCTACGAGCTCGCCCCCGAGGAGCACGCGGGCGTCCCCCAGGTCCCGACCTCCCTCCCGGCCGTCCTCGACGCCCTCGAGGCCGACAACGAGTACCTCCAGCAGGGCGGCGTCTTCACCTCCGACCTGATCGAGACCTGGATCGACTACAAGCGCACCAACGAAATCGCCCCGATCCAGCTCCGCCCGCACCCGCACGAGTTCGAGCTGTACTTCGACATCTAA
- a CDS encoding RDD family protein, producing MDNRQAIGSWISGPRAAAEDMGVEFGYRGQQLGLPETGPGSIARPGRRFAALFLDWALCMLIAFGLLSGGRAQAASNWALLVFAVLGVLTVGTVGFTPGKRLLGLRVIAEGGGRLSLPRVVLRTVLLVVIIPAVVWDRDGRGLHDRLSRAVQVRI from the coding sequence GTGGACAACAGGCAAGCAATCGGATCGTGGATCTCCGGGCCCCGCGCGGCAGCCGAGGACATGGGCGTCGAGTTCGGCTACCGCGGGCAGCAGCTCGGGCTGCCGGAGACGGGGCCGGGCTCGATCGCGCGCCCCGGACGGCGCTTCGCCGCGCTCTTCCTCGACTGGGCGCTGTGCATGCTCATCGCGTTCGGGCTGCTCAGCGGCGGTCGGGCGCAGGCGGCGAGCAACTGGGCGCTGCTGGTTTTCGCGGTGCTCGGCGTGCTGACGGTCGGCACGGTCGGCTTCACGCCCGGCAAGCGGCTGCTCGGCCTGAGGGTGATCGCCGAGGGCGGCGGCCGGCTCTCGCTGCCGCGGGTCGTGCTCCGCACGGTGCTGCTCGTCGTGATCATCCCGGCCGTCGTGTGGGACCGGGACGGCCGGGGCCTGCACGACCGCCTCTCGCGCGCCGTACAGGTCCGCATCTGA
- a CDS encoding DUF4191 domain-containing protein: MARKANSDGAAGAENTGRLKQIALTYKMTRRVDSKVGLVVAGVGIVVFGVLLAIGFAIGHPIYGGILGFVLAFLAMAIVFGRRAERAAFGQMEGQPGAAAAVLDNVGRGWTVTPAVAMNRSQDVVHRAVGKAGIVLVGEGNPNRLRGLLAAEKKRMARTVADAPVHDIIVGDGEGQVPLKKLRTTLLKLPRVLPGAQVTAVNDRLKALGDLMSNMPVPKGPMPKGMRMPKGGGKAR; this comes from the coding sequence ATGGCGAGGAAGGCAAACTCAGACGGCGCTGCCGGCGCTGAGAACACCGGGCGGCTGAAGCAGATCGCCCTGACCTACAAGATGACCCGTCGGGTCGACTCCAAGGTCGGTCTTGTCGTCGCTGGTGTAGGCATCGTCGTATTCGGCGTTCTCCTTGCCATCGGCTTCGCGATCGGCCACCCCATCTACGGCGGGATCCTGGGCTTCGTCCTGGCCTTCCTCGCGATGGCGATCGTCTTCGGACGGCGCGCCGAGCGGGCTGCCTTCGGGCAGATGGAGGGCCAGCCCGGCGCGGCCGCCGCGGTGCTGGACAACGTCGGCCGCGGCTGGACGGTCACCCCCGCGGTGGCCATGAACCGCAGCCAGGACGTCGTCCACCGCGCCGTCGGCAAGGCCGGCATCGTGCTGGTCGGCGAGGGCAACCCGAACCGGCTGCGCGGCCTGCTGGCCGCCGAGAAGAAGCGGATGGCGCGCACCGTCGCCGACGCCCCGGTCCACGACATCATCGTGGGCGACGGCGAGGGCCAGGTGCCGCTGAAGAAGCTCCGCACGACGCTGCTGAAGCTGCCGCGCGTGCTCCCCGGCGCCCAGGTGACGGCCGTCAACGACCGCCTCAAGGCGCTCGGCGACCTGATGAGCAACATGCCGGTCCCGAAGGGCCCGATGCCGAAGGGCATGCGGATGCCCAAGGGCGGCGGCAAGGCCCGCTGA